The Mycolicibacterium boenickei genome has a segment encoding these proteins:
- a CDS encoding SAM-dependent methyltransferase — protein MARTDDDSWDITESVGATALGVAMARAHETASDTPLFTDPYAQLFLDAAAARGWRPPTGAMAQRIRAIGNYAASRTKWFDEFFLAAGAAGIRQSVILAAGLDARAWRLPWIHDSVVFEIDQPQVLRFKEDVLAAHRVTPKARHVAVPVDLRQDWPKALRDAGFDATEPTAWSVEGLLPYLPAEAQDLLFERITELSARDSRIAVEAFSAGFFSEDHLARRREHIAKMRAEAAEAGDDMPDPEQLWFIEDRAHVPDWLGEHCWEVAALPSDDLMARYHRAMPADLTEGTMSTEFVEGVLTES, from the coding sequence ATGGCCAGAACTGACGACGACAGCTGGGACATCACCGAGAGCGTGGGCGCCACCGCGCTCGGGGTGGCGATGGCCCGCGCCCACGAGACCGCATCCGATACTCCGCTGTTCACCGACCCGTACGCGCAGTTGTTTCTCGACGCCGCGGCCGCGCGGGGCTGGCGTCCGCCCACCGGCGCGATGGCTCAGCGGATTCGCGCCATCGGCAATTACGCCGCGTCTCGCACCAAATGGTTCGACGAGTTCTTCCTCGCCGCCGGCGCGGCGGGTATCCGGCAGTCGGTGATCCTGGCCGCCGGCCTGGACGCCCGTGCCTGGCGGTTGCCCTGGATCCACGACAGCGTGGTGTTCGAGATCGACCAGCCGCAGGTGCTGCGCTTCAAGGAGGACGTCCTCGCGGCGCACCGGGTGACACCCAAAGCCCGGCATGTCGCCGTCCCTGTCGACCTGCGCCAGGACTGGCCGAAGGCGTTGCGGGATGCGGGTTTCGACGCGACCGAGCCGACGGCGTGGTCGGTCGAAGGCCTGCTGCCCTACCTGCCCGCCGAAGCGCAGGACCTGCTGTTCGAGCGCATCACGGAGCTCTCGGCACGGGACAGCCGCATCGCGGTCGAGGCGTTCAGCGCCGGGTTCTTCTCCGAAGACCACCTGGCCCGCCGCCGTGAGCACATCGCGAAGATGCGGGCCGAAGCCGCCGAAGCCGGCGACGACATGCCCGATCCGGAACAGCTGTGGTTCATCGAGGACCGCGCGCACGTGCCCGATTGGCTCGGTGAGCACTGCTGGGAGGTGGCGGCCCTGCCTTCCGACGACCTGATGGCGCGCTATCACCGCGCGATGCCTGCCGACCTCACCGAGGGCACCATGTCCACCGAGTTCGTCGAAGGTGTACTGACCGAGTCCTAG
- a CDS encoding Na+/H+ antiporter subunit D has protein sequence MNAAQALIPLPVLIPALGAAATLVAGRRPRLQRLITQFALTAVVVVCAALVYLADRDGTLVLHVGGWGQSVPGMGPLGITLVVDRLSALMLVVSAIVLLAVVAYAIGQGIRDGDERQPTSIFLPTYLVLSAGVCTAFLAGDLFNLFVGFEVLLAASFVLLTIGASEDRVRAGISYVLVSMVSSLIFLIGIALVYAATGTLNMAELALRLDDIPSGTRTALFAVLLVAFGIKAAVFPLSAWLPDSYPTAPAPVTAVFAGLLTKVGVYAIIRAHSLLFPGGELDNVLLVAGLLTMIIGILGAIAQSDIKRLLSFTLVSHIGYMVFGVALANQLGMSGAIYYVAHHIVVQTTLFLVVGLIERQAGASTLQRLGGLAAASPVLAFVFVVPALNLGGIPPFSGFIGKVALLEAGAANGSPLAWTLVAGSVVTSLLTLYVVARVWTKAFWRARADAPEGHLAGAAPAVLLDDIEDIEFADRDSVGRMPMGMLAPTGVLIAVGLALTVLAGPIFSYSERAAAEVLDRGQYISAVLGGDQR, from the coding sequence ATGAACGCCGCCCAGGCTCTGATCCCGCTGCCCGTGCTGATCCCGGCGCTGGGCGCGGCGGCAACGCTGGTGGCCGGTCGCCGTCCCCGGCTGCAACGGCTCATCACCCAGTTCGCGCTGACGGCCGTGGTGGTGGTGTGCGCGGCGCTGGTCTACCTGGCCGACCGGGACGGCACCCTGGTCCTGCACGTCGGCGGCTGGGGCCAGAGTGTGCCCGGCATGGGGCCGTTGGGCATCACCCTGGTGGTGGACCGGCTTTCGGCGCTCATGCTCGTGGTGTCGGCCATCGTGTTGCTCGCGGTGGTCGCGTACGCCATCGGGCAGGGCATCCGCGACGGCGACGAACGCCAGCCGACGTCGATCTTCCTGCCCACCTATCTGGTGCTGTCGGCCGGTGTGTGCACCGCGTTCCTGGCGGGTGACCTGTTCAATCTGTTCGTCGGCTTCGAGGTACTGCTGGCCGCGAGCTTCGTCCTGCTGACCATCGGCGCCAGCGAGGACCGCGTCCGCGCAGGCATCTCCTACGTGCTGGTGTCGATGGTGTCGTCGTTGATCTTCCTGATCGGCATCGCGCTGGTGTACGCCGCGACCGGGACGCTGAACATGGCCGAATTGGCGTTGCGTCTCGACGACATTCCGTCGGGCACCCGCACCGCACTGTTCGCCGTGCTGCTGGTGGCGTTCGGCATCAAGGCCGCGGTGTTCCCCCTGTCGGCGTGGCTGCCGGATTCCTACCCCACCGCGCCCGCTCCGGTCACCGCGGTGTTCGCCGGCCTGCTGACGAAAGTCGGTGTGTACGCGATCATCCGGGCGCATTCGCTGCTGTTCCCCGGCGGCGAGCTGGACAACGTCCTGCTGGTGGCCGGTCTGCTCACCATGATCATCGGCATCCTCGGCGCGATCGCCCAGAGCGATATCAAACGCCTGTTGTCCTTCACCCTGGTCAGCCATATCGGCTACATGGTGTTCGGTGTCGCACTGGCCAACCAGCTGGGCATGTCCGGTGCGATCTACTACGTGGCCCACCACATCGTGGTGCAGACAACGTTGTTCCTGGTCGTCGGTCTGATCGAGCGGCAGGCCGGGGCATCGACGCTGCAACGGCTGGGCGGGCTCGCCGCGGCCAGCCCGGTGCTGGCGTTCGTGTTCGTGGTGCCTGCGCTGAACCTCGGTGGCATCCCGCCGTTCTCGGGCTTCATCGGCAAGGTGGCGCTGCTGGAGGCGGGCGCCGCCAACGGTTCGCCACTGGCCTGGACCCTGGTGGCCGGCAGTGTGGTCACCAGTCTGCTGACGCTCTACGTGGTGGCCCGCGTGTGGACGAAGGCGTTCTGGCGCGCCCGCGCCGACGCACCAGAGGGGCACCTCGCCGGGGCGGCACCGGCAGTGCTGCTCGACGATATCGAGGACATCGAGTTCGCCGACCGCGACAGCGTCGGCCGCATGCCGATGGGAATGTTGGCTCCGACAGGCGTTCTGATCGCGGTAGGGCTGGCGTTGACGGTGCTGGCCGGACCGATCTTCTCCTACAGCGAGCGCGCGGCAGCCGAGGTACTGGACCGTGGACAGTACATCTCGGCGGTGCTCGGGGGTGATCAGCGATGA
- a CDS encoding Na+/H+ antiporter subunit E has product MRWLLLRAWILCWLMLVWVLLWGSISAANILSGLAIAVLITVLLPLPAVPVEGRVHLLSLARLVIQVSVWLVMSSFQMAWLAVRPGPLPVNAVLRAHLAIKSDLVLALGVNIINLTPGTIVLEIDQTRRLIYVHVVDVGSEKAIDRFHSQITTLQRLLVRAFERESDWRPAANKEDRA; this is encoded by the coding sequence ATGAGGTGGCTGCTGCTTCGGGCCTGGATCCTGTGCTGGCTGATGCTCGTGTGGGTGCTGTTGTGGGGCAGCATCTCCGCGGCGAACATCCTGTCGGGTCTGGCTATCGCCGTGCTGATCACGGTGTTGCTCCCGTTGCCCGCCGTCCCGGTGGAGGGCCGGGTACATCTGCTGTCGTTGGCGCGGTTGGTCATTCAGGTCAGCGTCTGGTTGGTGATGTCCTCCTTCCAGATGGCTTGGCTGGCCGTTCGGCCAGGGCCACTGCCGGTCAACGCGGTACTGCGGGCACATCTGGCGATCAAGTCGGATCTGGTCCTGGCCCTCGGGGTCAACATCATCAACCTGACCCCGGGCACCATCGTGCTGGAGATCGACCAGACCCGCAGGCTGATCTACGTACACGTCGTCGATGTCGGCTCCGAGAAGGCCATCGACCGGTTCCACAGCCAGATCACCACCCTGCAGCGACTTTTGGTGCGGGCCTTCGAGCGCGAGTCCGATTGGCGCCCCGCGGCGAACAAGGAGGATCGCGCATGA
- a CDS encoding Na+/H+ antiporter subunit A, with translation MLAVLLAHAVATALAPLLVAKWGRRAFYPLALVPLGSLVWVGLNWPSHDRVPTLSIPWVHELSMDITLRFDSLAAIMSVLVLAIGALVLFYCGEYFHHHDGKIEKRLPSFAAELVAFSGSMFGLVVSDNMLVLYIFWETTTVLSFLLVGHYAERATSRRAATQALLVTTFGGLAMLVGIIVLGHLSGTYLLSELIASPPGGTAAAIGIALILIGALSKSAIVPMHFWLPGAMAAPTPVSAYLHAAAMVKAGVYLVARMAPGFADTPLWRPMVVGLGLLTMLLAGWRAVREYDLKLILAFGTVSQLGLITVMVGTGGSDMMLAGLAMLCAHAMFKAALFMVVGIIDHTTGTRDIRRLAGLGRQCKPLLIIAACATASMAALPPFFGFVAKEADLETVLHSPALGSAAPWVLTGIVLGSVFTTIYSLRFMWGAFAAKGLPKPSTRVAEMHRPSSTFLTAPATLAAAGLGFGLWPAGMDSVLDEYANTMPGGSGYHLALWHGFGLPLLLSVVVLAVGTAVFFGRNRLPRTRFAYQPLGNADRMYDAVIRGLDVMSVRLTGGTQRGSLPATQSVILSTLVVLPIVMLALGARDRPDFQLWDSPLQVVIGLLMLAAAIGATVMRNRLAAVLLVGVTGYGCGAIFAFHGAPDLALTQFLVETLVLVIFVLVLRILPAEANATNINRHRLARAALALAVGAAVTTLAVFAMAARNGVGIAELIPDAAYYRGHGANAVNVLLVDIRAWDTMGEVMVLLVAATGVASLVFRHRRFGAAPRVSTAVGQPTVGQPDIGPIGAYSPAVGDVTWLRGSELRDPRHRSLVLEVATRVIFPLIMVLSAYFFFAGHNTPGGGFAGGLTAGLALVLRYLAGGRYELGETLPLDAGKILGTGLGLSAGTAVASILLGAPALSSAVLQFDVPVLGSVKMVTALFFDLGVYLIVVGLVLDILRSLGARVDTEIAR, from the coding sequence ATGCTCGCCGTTCTGCTCGCCCACGCGGTCGCCACCGCGCTGGCGCCCCTTCTGGTGGCCAAATGGGGGCGGCGAGCGTTCTATCCGTTGGCGTTGGTGCCACTCGGTTCCCTGGTCTGGGTCGGCTTGAACTGGCCGAGCCACGACCGCGTCCCGACGCTGAGCATCCCGTGGGTGCACGAGCTGTCGATGGACATCACGCTGCGGTTCGACTCGCTCGCGGCCATCATGAGTGTGCTGGTGCTGGCCATCGGGGCGCTGGTCCTCTTCTATTGCGGCGAGTACTTCCACCACCACGACGGGAAGATCGAGAAGCGGCTGCCCAGCTTCGCGGCCGAGCTCGTGGCCTTCTCCGGATCCATGTTCGGCCTGGTGGTCAGCGACAACATGCTGGTGCTCTACATCTTCTGGGAAACCACCACCGTGTTGTCGTTCCTGCTGGTCGGCCACTATGCCGAGCGGGCGACCAGCCGGCGGGCGGCCACCCAGGCGCTCCTGGTGACGACGTTCGGCGGGTTGGCGATGCTCGTCGGCATCATCGTGCTCGGCCACCTGTCCGGCACCTACCTGCTCTCGGAGTTGATCGCCTCTCCCCCGGGCGGCACCGCGGCCGCGATCGGAATTGCGCTGATCCTGATCGGCGCGCTGTCCAAATCGGCGATCGTGCCGATGCACTTCTGGCTGCCCGGCGCGATGGCCGCGCCCACGCCCGTCAGCGCCTATCTGCACGCCGCGGCGATGGTCAAGGCCGGTGTCTACCTGGTGGCGCGGATGGCACCGGGCTTCGCCGACACTCCGCTGTGGCGGCCGATGGTCGTCGGGCTGGGGTTGCTCACGATGCTGCTGGCCGGTTGGCGCGCCGTCCGTGAATACGACCTGAAGCTGATCCTGGCGTTCGGCACGGTCAGCCAGCTCGGCCTGATCACCGTGATGGTGGGCACCGGCGGCAGCGACATGATGCTGGCCGGGCTGGCCATGCTGTGTGCGCACGCGATGTTCAAGGCCGCGCTGTTCATGGTGGTCGGCATCATCGACCACACCACCGGCACCCGCGACATCCGCCGCCTCGCCGGGTTGGGCCGCCAATGCAAGCCACTGCTGATCATCGCCGCGTGTGCCACCGCGAGCATGGCCGCGCTGCCACCGTTCTTCGGCTTCGTCGCCAAGGAGGCCGACCTCGAGACCGTGCTGCACAGCCCGGCTCTCGGCTCCGCGGCTCCGTGGGTACTGACCGGAATCGTGCTGGGTTCGGTGTTCACCACCATCTACAGCCTGCGCTTCATGTGGGGCGCGTTCGCAGCCAAGGGGCTGCCGAAGCCGAGCACCCGTGTCGCCGAGATGCACCGGCCGTCATCCACTTTCCTGACCGCGCCGGCGACGCTGGCCGCCGCGGGCCTCGGCTTCGGGCTGTGGCCCGCCGGCATGGACTCGGTGCTCGACGAATACGCCAACACCATGCCCGGCGGGTCGGGCTACCACCTGGCCCTGTGGCACGGGTTCGGCCTGCCGCTGCTGCTCTCGGTGGTCGTGCTCGCCGTCGGCACTGCCGTGTTCTTCGGACGGAACCGGTTGCCCCGCACCCGGTTCGCCTATCAACCGCTGGGCAATGCGGACCGCATGTACGACGCGGTGATCCGCGGTCTGGACGTCATGTCGGTGCGGCTGACGGGTGGGACGCAGCGCGGCTCGCTGCCGGCCACCCAGTCGGTGATCCTGTCGACGCTGGTGGTGCTGCCCATCGTGATGCTGGCGCTGGGCGCCCGGGACCGCCCGGACTTCCAGCTGTGGGATTCGCCGCTGCAGGTGGTGATCGGGTTGCTGATGCTGGCCGCCGCGATCGGCGCGACGGTGATGCGTAACCGCCTGGCCGCGGTGCTGCTGGTCGGGGTGACCGGCTACGGCTGCGGCGCGATCTTCGCCTTCCACGGCGCACCCGATCTGGCGTTGACCCAATTCCTGGTCGAGACACTGGTTTTGGTGATCTTCGTGCTGGTCCTGCGGATCCTGCCGGCCGAGGCCAACGCCACCAACATCAACCGCCACCGGCTGGCGCGCGCCGCGCTGGCGCTGGCGGTGGGAGCCGCGGTCACGACGCTCGCGGTGTTCGCGATGGCCGCCCGCAACGGGGTGGGTATCGCCGAGCTGATCCCCGACGCCGCCTACTACCGCGGGCACGGCGCGAACGCGGTGAACGTGCTGCTGGTCGACATCCGCGCCTGGGACACCATGGGCGAGGTCATGGTGTTGCTGGTGGCCGCGACGGGTGTGGCGTCACTTGTGTTCCGGCACCGGCGATTCGGTGCCGCGCCGCGTGTCAGCACCGCCGTCGGGCAGCCGACGGTCGGCCAGCCCGACATCGGCCCCATCGGGGCGTACAGCCCCGCCGTCGGCGACGTCACCTGGCTGCGCGGCAGCGAGCTGCGCGACCCGCGACACCGCTCCCTGGTGCTGGAAGTCGCGACCCGCGTCATCTTCCCGCTCATCATGGTGCTCTCGGCGTACTTCTTCTTCGCCGGCCACAACACCCCCGGCGGCGGCTTCGCAGGCGGATTGACCGCGGGGCTGGCGCTGGTGCTGCGGTACCTGGCCGGCGGCCGCTACGAACTGGGCGAGACGCTGCCGCTCGACGCGGGCAAGATCCTCGGCACCGGGCTCGGCCTCTCGGCGGGCACTGCGGTCGCCTCGATCCTGTTGGGTGCGCCCGCACTGTCCTCGGCCGTCCTGCAGTTCGACGTGCCGGTGCTCGGTTCGGTCAAGATGGTGACCGCGTTGTTCTTCGACCTGGGGGTGTATCTCATCGTTGTCGGTTTGGTGCTCGACATCTTGCGCAGCCTCGGCGCCCGCGTGGATACGGAGATCGCCCGATGA
- a CDS encoding FAD-dependent oxidoreductase, giving the protein MAAGEVVVVGAGPTGLMLACELALGGAQVTVLEERTSTPNITRAFAVHARTLELLDGRGLVDELLSRGVEVHEVAPPGGATLNLRELPTRFGMVLIVPQSGTEHVLEARAAELGVQVRRGAEVVGLRQDGGAVSVELTGGETLSAEYVVGCDGAHSTVRRLVGIDFVGKQYETHILLADVRLASPPEETLFARTGTEGVVLFVPFGDGWFRAIAWDRLRERAPLEEPVTLDEMRDAFHRIAGDDFGMSDMRWSSRFLSERRQARHYRSGRVFLAGDAAHVHSPLGGQGMNTGLGDAFNLGWKLALAVPGQAPPWLLDSYERERHPVGAGVLRLTDTFNQIVLSSAASRRLRVLVLGTVLRIPRARRFVAERLSGIGIAYPRSKNEDWLVGRRMADVDCGGTRLYELLRAGKFVLVTAEAVDVGDCDVVQAIDNRPELPDAVLVRPDGYVAWASERLPHAAEVRAAITHWMSAAG; this is encoded by the coding sequence ATGGCCGCGGGCGAGGTCGTGGTGGTCGGCGCCGGACCGACCGGATTGATGCTGGCCTGCGAGCTCGCGCTCGGCGGAGCGCAGGTCACGGTGCTGGAGGAACGCACCTCCACGCCGAACATCACCCGGGCCTTCGCGGTGCATGCCCGGACCCTCGAACTGCTCGACGGCCGCGGGCTGGTGGATGAGTTGCTGAGCCGCGGCGTCGAGGTGCACGAGGTGGCTCCGCCCGGCGGCGCCACGCTGAATCTGCGAGAGCTGCCGACCCGGTTCGGCATGGTGTTGATCGTTCCGCAGAGCGGCACCGAGCATGTGCTCGAAGCCCGTGCCGCCGAACTCGGCGTGCAGGTGCGTCGTGGCGCCGAGGTGGTCGGGCTGCGCCAGGATGGCGGGGCCGTCAGCGTGGAGCTGACGGGCGGGGAGACCCTGAGCGCCGAGTACGTGGTCGGCTGCGACGGAGCCCACAGCACGGTGCGGCGGCTGGTCGGCATCGACTTCGTCGGCAAACAGTACGAGACCCACATCCTGCTGGCCGATGTCCGGCTCGCCTCGCCACCCGAGGAGACGCTGTTCGCCCGGACCGGGACCGAGGGCGTGGTGCTGTTCGTGCCGTTCGGCGACGGCTGGTTCCGCGCCATCGCGTGGGACCGGCTGCGCGAACGGGCGCCGCTCGAGGAGCCCGTGACGCTCGACGAGATGCGCGACGCGTTCCACCGCATCGCCGGCGACGACTTCGGCATGAGCGACATGCGCTGGAGTTCGCGCTTCCTCAGTGAGCGGCGCCAGGCCCGGCACTACCGGTCCGGGCGGGTGTTCCTGGCAGGCGACGCCGCGCACGTGCATTCGCCGCTGGGCGGGCAGGGCATGAACACCGGCCTCGGCGACGCGTTCAACCTCGGCTGGAAGCTGGCGCTCGCGGTACCCGGTCAGGCCCCGCCGTGGCTGCTGGACAGTTACGAACGCGAGCGCCATCCCGTCGGGGCAGGCGTGCTGCGGTTGACCGATACGTTCAACCAGATCGTGCTGAGTTCGGCGGCATCGCGCCGGCTGCGGGTGCTGGTGTTGGGCACGGTGTTGCGCATACCTCGGGCCCGACGATTCGTGGCCGAACGGCTCAGCGGCATCGGTATCGCCTATCCGCGGTCGAAGAACGAGGACTGGTTGGTCGGACGCCGCATGGCCGATGTGGACTGCGGCGGGACGCGACTGTACGAACTGCTTCGCGCCGGCAAGTTCGTGCTCGTCACGGCGGAGGCGGTGGACGTCGGTGACTGTGATGTGGTGCAGGCGATCGACAATCGGCCCGAGTTGCCCGACGCGGTGCTGGTCCGCCCGGACGGCTACGTGGCCTGGGCCAGTGAGCGGTTGCCGCACGCGGCGGAGGTGCGGGCGGCGATCACCCATTGGATGTCCGCTGCGGGGTAG
- a CDS encoding monovalent cation/H+ antiporter complex subunit F yields the protein MSTVWTIAAVMLTAAAAITMFRLLAGPSTLDRLVALDTLVAVTLCGIGTWAAYSLDTTVTYSLTALALISFVGSVSVARFRVPDTDEPRRKWVP from the coding sequence ATGAGCACCGTGTGGACGATTGCCGCGGTCATGTTGACCGCCGCCGCGGCGATCACGATGTTTCGCCTGCTGGCCGGGCCGAGCACCCTGGACCGGTTGGTCGCGCTGGACACCCTGGTGGCCGTCACGCTCTGCGGTATCGGCACCTGGGCGGCGTACAGCCTCGACACCACGGTGACCTACAGCCTGACGGCGTTGGCGTTGATCAGCTTTGTCGGTTCGGTGAGCGTGGCGCGGTTCCGCGTGCCCGATACCGATGAACCGCGGCGGAAGTGGGTGCCATGA
- a CDS encoding cation:proton antiporter has product MNLLDIVTAVLILAGSTLALTAAIGIVRFGDTMSRMHSATKPQVLGLLLVLAGAAIRLRGHADVGMLILTGLFTLITAPVIANRVGQLAYREQRNRENLLTRDEMAEFGETEGNGQN; this is encoded by the coding sequence ATGAACCTGCTCGACATCGTGACCGCGGTCTTGATTCTGGCCGGGTCGACCCTGGCCTTGACCGCCGCGATCGGCATCGTGCGGTTCGGCGACACCATGTCGCGGATGCATTCGGCGACCAAGCCCCAGGTACTCGGGCTGCTGCTGGTGCTGGCCGGTGCGGCGATCCGGCTCCGGGGCCACGCCGATGTCGGCATGTTGATCCTCACCGGTTTGTTCACGCTGATCACCGCGCCGGTGATCGCCAACCGCGTGGGGCAACTGGCCTACCGTGAGCAGCGCAACCGGGAGAACCTGCTGACGCGGGACGAGATGGCCGAGTTCGGGGAGACTGAAGGTAATGGCCAGAACTGA
- a CDS encoding CBS domain-containing protein, translating into MQAHEIAAHLPTVRIDDPVSKAVQLMVVNRLPGLVVVDDDDRPVAVLPGTQVLRLAIPESYQDDPALVRTVDEIHADLFWHGPGKLTVGDCLPGPATKPATVTPDATLLEIATVMANKRSPLIAVVDRSGRLTGAVTLERLLTSLAVAGPGD; encoded by the coding sequence ATGCAGGCACACGAAATCGCGGCCCACCTGCCGACCGTGCGGATCGACGACCCCGTCTCGAAGGCCGTCCAGCTGATGGTGGTCAACCGGCTTCCCGGCCTGGTGGTGGTCGATGACGACGACCGCCCGGTGGCGGTGCTGCCGGGCACGCAGGTGCTGCGCTTGGCGATTCCCGAGTCCTACCAAGACGATCCGGCGTTGGTCCGCACCGTCGACGAGATCCATGCCGATCTGTTCTGGCACGGCCCGGGCAAGCTCACCGTCGGTGACTGTCTGCCGGGACCGGCGACCAAGCCGGCGACCGTGACGCCCGACGCGACGCTGTTGGAGATCGCCACTGTGATGGCCAACAAGCGCAGCCCGCTGATCGCCGTCGTCGACCGAAGCGGACGCCTCACCGGGGCGGTCACGCTCGAACGGTTGCTGACCAGCCTCGCGGTCGCCGGGCCCGGCGACTGA
- a CDS encoding ArsB/NhaD family transporter, whose protein sequence is MLATGLLPVASLAPYLALTIFVVAFWFIATERADKVKTVLVAAGLMALLGLIPGAEVFHSEHQGIDWNVIFLLLGMMVIVGVIKQTGLFDFLAIWAAKRSRGNPFRLMVMLMAITAFASPVLDNVTIILLIAPVTLVICDRLRIPPQPYLIAEVLASNIGGAATLIGDPPNIIIGSRAGLTFNDFLIHMAPIVVIIFALFVMFTRVLFRSDLRADKVHIDEVMALQEHRAIKDKRLLLRSLLVLNVVIVGFALHSVLHVAPSIVALLGAGAMLLVTDIDVAEVLPEVEWPTLVFFMGLFVMVAGLVHTGVIGALGSVAESAFGDNWFGAATALLFGSAIVGAFVDNIPYTATMTPVVEDMVAQAPEAQTGQALWWAFALGACFSGNGTAIAASANVVAIGIAKRAGHPISFWRFTRYGLVVTALSTVLAWVYVWLRYF, encoded by the coding sequence GTGCTGGCTACTGGCCTACTCCCCGTCGCTTCGCTCGCCCCATACCTGGCGCTGACGATCTTCGTCGTCGCCTTCTGGTTCATCGCCACCGAGCGAGCCGACAAGGTCAAGACCGTCCTGGTCGCCGCCGGCCTGATGGCCCTGCTCGGGTTGATCCCGGGCGCCGAGGTTTTTCACTCCGAGCATCAGGGCATCGACTGGAACGTCATCTTCCTGCTGCTCGGGATGATGGTGATCGTCGGTGTCATCAAGCAGACCGGACTCTTCGACTTCCTCGCGATCTGGGCTGCCAAACGCTCGCGCGGCAATCCGTTCCGGCTGATGGTCATGCTGATGGCGATCACCGCATTCGCCTCGCCGGTGCTCGACAACGTGACCATCATCCTGCTGATCGCACCGGTGACCCTGGTGATCTGCGACCGGCTGCGGATCCCGCCGCAGCCCTACCTGATCGCCGAGGTGCTGGCCTCCAACATCGGCGGCGCCGCGACCCTGATCGGCGATCCGCCGAACATCATCATCGGCAGCCGCGCCGGCCTGACCTTCAACGACTTCCTGATCCACATGGCGCCGATCGTGGTCATCATCTTCGCGCTGTTCGTCATGTTCACCCGGGTGCTGTTCCGTTCAGACCTGCGCGCCGACAAGGTGCACATCGACGAGGTGATGGCCCTGCAGGAACACCGCGCGATCAAGGACAAGCGCCTGCTGCTGCGCTCCCTTCTGGTGCTCAACGTGGTGATCGTCGGGTTCGCGCTGCATTCGGTTTTGCACGTGGCGCCGTCGATCGTCGCACTGCTGGGCGCCGGCGCGATGCTGCTGGTGACCGACATCGATGTGGCCGAGGTGCTGCCGGAGGTCGAGTGGCCGACCCTGGTGTTCTTCATGGGTCTGTTCGTCATGGTCGCCGGGTTGGTCCACACGGGCGTCATCGGAGCGCTCGGGTCGGTGGCCGAATCGGCGTTCGGCGACAACTGGTTCGGGGCGGCGACGGCCCTGCTGTTCGGTTCGGCGATCGTCGGTGCATTCGTCGACAACATTCCCTACACCGCGACGATGACGCCGGTGGTGGAGGACATGGTGGCCCAGGCCCCCGAGGCCCAGACGGGCCAGGCACTGTGGTGGGCATTCGCGCTCGGTGCCTGCTTCAGCGGCAACGGCACGGCCATCGCGGCCAGTGCCAACGTGGTGGCCATCGGCATCGCCAAGCGGGCCGGGCATCCGATCAGCTTCTGGCGGTTCACCCGGTACGGCCTTGTGGTCACCGCGCTCAGTACCGTCCTGGCCTGGGTGTACGTGTGGCTGCGGTACTTCTGA
- a CDS encoding Na(+)/H(+) antiporter subunit C has protein sequence MTTFLVPLIIIGGLTSTGVYLLLERNLTRMLLGLLLIGNAVNLLILTVGGRSGNPPIRGRTSNGATTDADPLAQGMILTAIVISMGLAAFVLALAYRSYRLTTVEEVSNDPEDTRVSQQSGPEEEVIPQADPNRDTDAPDELDALPGFEGSK, from the coding sequence ATGACGACATTCCTGGTCCCCTTGATCATCATCGGTGGCCTCACCAGCACCGGCGTTTACCTGCTGCTCGAACGCAACCTGACCCGGATGCTGTTGGGGCTGTTGCTGATCGGCAATGCCGTCAACCTGTTGATCCTCACGGTCGGCGGCAGGTCGGGTAACCCGCCGATCCGCGGACGCACCAGCAACGGCGCCACCACCGACGCCGACCCGCTGGCCCAGGGCATGATCCTCACCGCGATCGTCATCAGCATGGGGCTGGCGGCCTTCGTGCTGGCGCTGGCGTACCGCTCCTATCGACTCACCACGGTCGAAGAGGTCAGCAACGATCCCGAGGACACCCGGGTGTCGCAGCAGTCGGGCCCGGAGGAAGAAGTCATTCCGCAGGCCGATCCCAACCGCGACACCGACGCGCCCGACGAACTCGATGCGCTGCCGGGATTCGAGGGGTCGAAGTGA